A stretch of Vigna angularis cultivar LongXiaoDou No.4 chromosome 4, ASM1680809v1, whole genome shotgun sequence DNA encodes these proteins:
- the LOC108321796 gene encoding UPF0481 protein At3g47200-like: MMNTDDVVIHVKEMLERASRPITEECCIYRVPLLIRQLNQEAYTPKVVSIGPYHHNSLHLQNMERHKVMYLKSFLKRTNTSMESWIHYIASKEPLIRHCYSDALQFTPNNLVEIICVDSGFILELFWTFNHGTDDMYLTTPWFGNAIFYDLLLLENQLPFFVLHDLFRLSIGNFGNNDIPPFILFTFGYFQSLNMSNLSPNFITCHHFTDLLRTFHLYERNQTTRTNQWPHIPSVTKLSEAGINFASTESKCLLNLSFSRRVLKIPKFRVSDATEELFRNMVVLEQFHYPDEGYITEYALVLQYLMNTGKDVDILVRDGIVENLLGDSDAAAERTKRLCRNIVFSKFSSDYVSLWQELDASYKSRRLKLKSTLRRDYCKGPWQTAATIAAIFLLCLSLVQTVCSIWQIK, encoded by the coding sequence ATGATGAACACGGATGATGTTGTGATCCATGTTAAAGAAATGCTGGAGAGAGCAAGCAGACCAATAACTGAAGAGTGTTGCATTTACAGAGTACCTCTACTTATTCGCCAACTCAACCAAGAAGCTTATACTCCAAAGGTCGTTTCCATAGGCCCTTATCACCATAATAGTCTCCATCTTCAGAATATGGAAAGACACAAAGTTATGTATTTGAAGTCATTTCTTAAACGAACCAATACAAGTATGGAAAGCTGGATCCACTATATAGCATCTAAGGAGCCCCTAATTCGTCACTGTTATTCAGACGCACTTCAATTCACCCCTAACAACCTCGTAGAGATAATCTGTGTCGATTCAGGTTTTATACTTGAACTCTTTTGGACATTTAACCATGGGACAGATGACATGTATCTTACAACACCATGGTTTGGAAATgcaatattttatgatttgttgTTACTTGAGAACCAACTTCCTTTCTTTGTTCTTCACGATCTCTTCCGTTTGTCTATTGGTAATTTTGGAAATAATGACATCCCTCCATTCATCCTATTTACCTTTGGATACTTTCAGTCTCTCAATATGTCCAATTTGTCTCCTAATTTTATTACATGTCATCACTTCACCGATCTGTTACGAACTTTTCACTTATATGAAAGAAATCAAACTACAAGAACCAACCAATGGCCGCATATTCCTAGTGTTACTAAGTTATCAGAAGCAGGAATAAATTTTGCAAGCACAGAAAGTAAGTGCTTACTAAACTTAAGCTTTTCAAGAAGGGTTCTTAAAATCCCAAAATTTAGAGTGTCTGATGCTACTGAAGAGTTGTTTCGCAACATGGTGGTTTTGGAGCAGTTTCACTATCCTGATGAGGGATACATTACAGAGTATGCTCTTGTTCTGCAATACTTAATGAACACGGGAAAGGATGTGGATATTCTCGTTAGAGATGGAATTGTGGAAAACTTATTAGGTGACAGTGATGCTGCAGCTGAAAGGACCAAGCGTCTCTGCAGAAATATTGTTTTCTCAAAATTCAGTTCTGATTATGTTTCTCTCTGGCAAGAGTTGGATGCTTCGTATAAAAGCCGTCGTCTTAAATTGAAGTCAACTCTAAGACGTGATTACTGTAAAGGACCATGGCAAACTGCTGCTACCATTGCTGCAATTTTTCTACTTTGTCTCTCTTTAGTTCAAACAGTTTGCTCTATCTGGCAGATAAAATAG
- the LOC108321814 gene encoding UPF0481 protein At3g47200 isoform X1, whose product MNISKMMNTDDVVIHVKEILERARPPITKECCIYRVPQLIRQLNQEAYTPKVVSIGPYHHNSLHLQNMERHKVMYLKSFLERTNTSMESWIHYIASKEPLIRHCYSDALQFTPNNLIEIISVDSGFILELFWTSNYGTDDMYLSLPWFATTIFCDLLLLENQLPFFVLHDLFCLSVANFGNNDIPPFILLTFGYFQSLNESNLSSDPTCHHFTDLLRTFYLCGRKQTTRSDQWPHIPSVTKLSEAGIKFAITESKCLLNISFSRRMLKIPKFRVDDYTELLFRNMVALEQFHYPDEGYITEYALVLQYLVNTGKDVDILVRDGIMENLLGDSDAAAERTKRLCRNIVLSDFSSDYVSLWQELDASYKSRRLKLKSTLRRDYCKGPWQTAATIATIFLLCLSLVQTVCSILQTK is encoded by the exons ATGAAT ATCAGTAAAATGATGAACACGGATGATGTTGTGATCCATGTTAAAGAAATTCTGGAGAGAGCAAGGCCACCCATAACTAAAGAGTGTTGCATTTACAGAGTACCTCAACTTATTCGCCAACTAAACCAAGAAGCTTATACTCCAAAGGTTGTTTCCATAGGCCCTTATCACCATAATAGTCTCCATCTTCAGAATATGGAAAGACACAAAGTTATGTATTTGAAGTCATTTCTTGAACGAACCAATACAAGTATGGAAAGCTGGATCCACTATATAGCATCTAAGGAGCCCCTAATTCGTCACTGTTATTCAGACGCACTTCAATTCACCCCGAACAACCTGATAGAGATAATCTCTGTGGATTCAGGTTTTATACTTGAACTCTTTTGGACAAGTAACTATGGTACAGATGACATGTATCTTTCATTACCATGGTTTGCAACTACCATATTTTGTGATTTGTTGTTACTTGAGAACCAACTTCCTTTTTTTGTTCTTCATGATCTCTTTTGTCTGTCTGTGGCTAATTTTGGAAATAATGACATCCCTCCATTCATCCTACTTACCTTTGGATACTTTCAGTCTCTCAATGAGTCCAATTTGTCTTCTGATCCAACATGTCATCACTTCACGGATCTCTTACGAACTTTTTACTTATGTGGAAGAAAACAAACTACAAGGAGCGACCAATGGCCACATATTCCAAGTGTTACTAAGTTGTCAGAAGCAGGAATAAAGTTTGCAATAACCGAAAGCAAGTGCTTACTAAACATAAGCTTTTCAAGAAGGATGCTTAAAATCCCAAAATTTAGAGTGGATGATTATACTGAACTGTTGTTTCGCAACATGGTGGCTTTGGAGCAGTTTCACTATCCTGATGAGGGATACATCACAGAGTATGCCCTTGTTCTGCAATACTTAGTGAACACGGGGAAGGATGTGGATATTCTCGTTAGAGATGGAATCATGGAAAACTTATTGGGTGACAGTGATGCTGCAGCTGAACGGACCAAGCGTCTCTGTAGAAACATTGTTTTGTCAGATTTCAGTTCTGATTATGTTTCTCTCTGGCAAGAGTTGGATGCTTCGTATAAAAGTCGTCGTCTTAAATTGAAGTCAACCCTAAGACGCGATTACTGTAAAGGGCCTTGGCAAACTGCTGCTACGATTGCTACAATTTTTCTACTTTGTCTCTCTTTGGTTCAAACAGTTTGCTCGATCTTGCAGACAAAATAG
- the LOC108321814 gene encoding UPF0481 protein At3g47200 isoform X2: protein MISKMMNTDDVVIHVKEILERARPPITKECCIYRVPQLIRQLNQEAYTPKVVSIGPYHHNSLHLQNMERHKVMYLKSFLERTNTSMESWIHYIASKEPLIRHCYSDALQFTPNNLIEIISVDSGFILELFWTSNYGTDDMYLSLPWFATTIFCDLLLLENQLPFFVLHDLFCLSVANFGNNDIPPFILLTFGYFQSLNESNLSSDPTCHHFTDLLRTFYLCGRKQTTRSDQWPHIPSVTKLSEAGIKFAITESKCLLNISFSRRMLKIPKFRVDDYTELLFRNMVALEQFHYPDEGYITEYALVLQYLVNTGKDVDILVRDGIMENLLGDSDAAAERTKRLCRNIVLSDFSSDYVSLWQELDASYKSRRLKLKSTLRRDYCKGPWQTAATIATIFLLCLSLVQTVCSILQTK, encoded by the exons ATG ATCAGTAAAATGATGAACACGGATGATGTTGTGATCCATGTTAAAGAAATTCTGGAGAGAGCAAGGCCACCCATAACTAAAGAGTGTTGCATTTACAGAGTACCTCAACTTATTCGCCAACTAAACCAAGAAGCTTATACTCCAAAGGTTGTTTCCATAGGCCCTTATCACCATAATAGTCTCCATCTTCAGAATATGGAAAGACACAAAGTTATGTATTTGAAGTCATTTCTTGAACGAACCAATACAAGTATGGAAAGCTGGATCCACTATATAGCATCTAAGGAGCCCCTAATTCGTCACTGTTATTCAGACGCACTTCAATTCACCCCGAACAACCTGATAGAGATAATCTCTGTGGATTCAGGTTTTATACTTGAACTCTTTTGGACAAGTAACTATGGTACAGATGACATGTATCTTTCATTACCATGGTTTGCAACTACCATATTTTGTGATTTGTTGTTACTTGAGAACCAACTTCCTTTTTTTGTTCTTCATGATCTCTTTTGTCTGTCTGTGGCTAATTTTGGAAATAATGACATCCCTCCATTCATCCTACTTACCTTTGGATACTTTCAGTCTCTCAATGAGTCCAATTTGTCTTCTGATCCAACATGTCATCACTTCACGGATCTCTTACGAACTTTTTACTTATGTGGAAGAAAACAAACTACAAGGAGCGACCAATGGCCACATATTCCAAGTGTTACTAAGTTGTCAGAAGCAGGAATAAAGTTTGCAATAACCGAAAGCAAGTGCTTACTAAACATAAGCTTTTCAAGAAGGATGCTTAAAATCCCAAAATTTAGAGTGGATGATTATACTGAACTGTTGTTTCGCAACATGGTGGCTTTGGAGCAGTTTCACTATCCTGATGAGGGATACATCACAGAGTATGCCCTTGTTCTGCAATACTTAGTGAACACGGGGAAGGATGTGGATATTCTCGTTAGAGATGGAATCATGGAAAACTTATTGGGTGACAGTGATGCTGCAGCTGAACGGACCAAGCGTCTCTGTAGAAACATTGTTTTGTCAGATTTCAGTTCTGATTATGTTTCTCTCTGGCAAGAGTTGGATGCTTCGTATAAAAGTCGTCGTCTTAAATTGAAGTCAACCCTAAGACGCGATTACTGTAAAGGGCCTTGGCAAACTGCTGCTACGATTGCTACAATTTTTCTACTTTGTCTCTCTTTGGTTCAAACAGTTTGCTCGATCTTGCAGACAAAATAG
- the LOC108321814 gene encoding UPF0481 protein At3g47200 isoform X3 yields the protein MMNTDDVVIHVKEILERARPPITKECCIYRVPQLIRQLNQEAYTPKVVSIGPYHHNSLHLQNMERHKVMYLKSFLERTNTSMESWIHYIASKEPLIRHCYSDALQFTPNNLIEIISVDSGFILELFWTSNYGTDDMYLSLPWFATTIFCDLLLLENQLPFFVLHDLFCLSVANFGNNDIPPFILLTFGYFQSLNESNLSSDPTCHHFTDLLRTFYLCGRKQTTRSDQWPHIPSVTKLSEAGIKFAITESKCLLNISFSRRMLKIPKFRVDDYTELLFRNMVALEQFHYPDEGYITEYALVLQYLVNTGKDVDILVRDGIMENLLGDSDAAAERTKRLCRNIVLSDFSSDYVSLWQELDASYKSRRLKLKSTLRRDYCKGPWQTAATIATIFLLCLSLVQTVCSILQTK from the coding sequence ATGATGAACACGGATGATGTTGTGATCCATGTTAAAGAAATTCTGGAGAGAGCAAGGCCACCCATAACTAAAGAGTGTTGCATTTACAGAGTACCTCAACTTATTCGCCAACTAAACCAAGAAGCTTATACTCCAAAGGTTGTTTCCATAGGCCCTTATCACCATAATAGTCTCCATCTTCAGAATATGGAAAGACACAAAGTTATGTATTTGAAGTCATTTCTTGAACGAACCAATACAAGTATGGAAAGCTGGATCCACTATATAGCATCTAAGGAGCCCCTAATTCGTCACTGTTATTCAGACGCACTTCAATTCACCCCGAACAACCTGATAGAGATAATCTCTGTGGATTCAGGTTTTATACTTGAACTCTTTTGGACAAGTAACTATGGTACAGATGACATGTATCTTTCATTACCATGGTTTGCAACTACCATATTTTGTGATTTGTTGTTACTTGAGAACCAACTTCCTTTTTTTGTTCTTCATGATCTCTTTTGTCTGTCTGTGGCTAATTTTGGAAATAATGACATCCCTCCATTCATCCTACTTACCTTTGGATACTTTCAGTCTCTCAATGAGTCCAATTTGTCTTCTGATCCAACATGTCATCACTTCACGGATCTCTTACGAACTTTTTACTTATGTGGAAGAAAACAAACTACAAGGAGCGACCAATGGCCACATATTCCAAGTGTTACTAAGTTGTCAGAAGCAGGAATAAAGTTTGCAATAACCGAAAGCAAGTGCTTACTAAACATAAGCTTTTCAAGAAGGATGCTTAAAATCCCAAAATTTAGAGTGGATGATTATACTGAACTGTTGTTTCGCAACATGGTGGCTTTGGAGCAGTTTCACTATCCTGATGAGGGATACATCACAGAGTATGCCCTTGTTCTGCAATACTTAGTGAACACGGGGAAGGATGTGGATATTCTCGTTAGAGATGGAATCATGGAAAACTTATTGGGTGACAGTGATGCTGCAGCTGAACGGACCAAGCGTCTCTGTAGAAACATTGTTTTGTCAGATTTCAGTTCTGATTATGTTTCTCTCTGGCAAGAGTTGGATGCTTCGTATAAAAGTCGTCGTCTTAAATTGAAGTCAACCCTAAGACGCGATTACTGTAAAGGGCCTTGGCAAACTGCTGCTACGATTGCTACAATTTTTCTACTTTGTCTCTCTTTGGTTCAAACAGTTTGCTCGATCTTGCAGACAAAATAG
- the LOC128193331 gene encoding UPF0481 protein At3g47200-like, which yields MMNTDDVVIHVKEMLEKACPPITEECCIYRVPQLIRQLNKEAYTPKVVSIGPYHHNSLHLQNMERHKVMYLKSFLERTNTSMESWIHYIASKEPKIRHCYSDALQFTPNNLVEIICVDSGFILELFWTTKYGTDDMYLSTPWFGNTIFSDLLLLENQLPFFVLDDLFCLSMANFGNNDIPPFILITFKYFRFLNKSNLSPNLITTCHHFTDLSRTFHLYGRKQTTRTNQWPHIPSVTKLSEAGIKFAITESKCLLNLSFSRRVLKIPKFRLDDDTEELFRNMVVLEQFHYPDEGYITEYALVLQYLVNTGKDVDILVKDGIVENLLGDSDAAAERTKRLCRNIVLSDFSSDYVSLWQQLDASYKSRRLKLKSTLRRDYCKGPWQTAATIAAIFLLCLSLVQTVCSILQTK from the coding sequence ATGATGAACACGGATGATGTTGTGATCCATGTTAAAGAAATGCTGGAGAAAGCATGCCCACCAATAACTGAAGAGTGTTGCATTTACAGAGTACCTCAACTTATTCGCCAACTCAACAAAGAAGCTTATACTCCAAAGGTCGTTTCCATAGGCCCTTATCACCATAATAGTCTCCATCTTCAGAATATGGAAAGACACAAAGTTATGTATTTGAAGTCATTTCTTGAACGAACCAATACAAGTATGGAAAGCTGGATCCACTATATAGCATCTAAGGAGCCCAAAATTCGTCACTGTTATTCAGACGCACTTCAATTCACCCCTAACAACCTCGTAGAGATAATCTGTGTCGATTCAGGTTTTATACTTGAACTCTTTTGGACAACTAAATATGGGACAGATGACATGTATCTTTCAACACCATGGTTTGGAAATACCATATTTTCTGATTTGTTGTTACTTGAGAACCAACTTCCTTTTTTTGTTCTTGATGATCTCTTTTGTCTGTCTATGGCTAATTTTGGAAATAATGACATCCCTCCATTCATCCTAATTACCTTTAAATACTTTCGGTTTCTCAATAAGTCCAATTTATCTCCTAATCTTATTACAACATGTCATCACTTCACGGATCTGTCACGAACTTTTCACTTATATGGAAGAAAACAAACTACAAGGACCAACCAATGGCCACATATTCCTAGTGTTACTAAGTTGTCAGAAGCAGGAATAAAGTTTGCAATCACCGAAAGCAAGTGCTTACTAAACTTAAGCTTTTCAAGAAGGGTTCTTAAAATCCCAAAATTTAGACTGGATGATGATACTGAAGAATTGTTTCGCAACATGGTGGTTTTGGAGCAGTTTCACTATCCTGATGAGGGATACATTACAGAGTATGCTCTTGTTCTGCAATACTTAGTGAACACGGGAAAGGATGTGGATATTCTCGTTAAAGATGGAATTGTGGAAAACTTATTAGGTGACAGCGATGCTGCAGCTGAAAGGACCAAGCGTCTCTGCAGAAATATTGTTTTGTCAGATTTCAGTTCTGATTATGTTTCTCTCTGGCAACAGTTGGATGCTTCGTATAAAAGCCGTCGTCTTAAATTGAAGTCAACTCTAAGACGTGATTACTGTAAAGGACCTTGGCAAACTGCTGCTACCATTGCTGCAATTTTTCTACTTTGTCTCTCTTTAGTTCAAACAGTTTGCTCTATCTTGCAGACAAAATAA
- the LOC108321829 gene encoding UPF0481 protein At3g47200, with amino-acid sequence MISKMMNTDDVVIHVKGMLERASPPITEECCIYRVPLLIRQLNQEAYTPKVVSIGPYHHNSLHLQNMERHKVMYLKSFLKRTNTSMESWIHYIASKEPLIRHCYSDALQFTPNNLVEIICVDSGFILELFWTFNHGTDDMYLTTPWFGNAIFYDLLLLENQLPSFVLHDLFRLSIGNFGNNDIPPFILFTFGYFQSLNKSNLSPNFITCHHFTDLLRTFHLYERNQTTRTNQWPHIPSVTKLSEAGINFASTESKCLLNLSFSRRVLKIPKFRVSDSTEELFRNMVVLEQFHYPDEGYITEYALVLQYLMNTGKDVDILVRDGIVENLLGDSDAAAERTKRLCRNIVLSDFSSDYVSLWQQLDASYKSRRLKWKSTLCRDYCKGPWQTAATIAAIVLLGLSFVQTVCSIWQTK; translated from the exons ATG atCAGTAAAATGATGAACACGGATGATGTTGTGATCCATGTTAAAGGAATGCTGGAGAGAGCAAGCCCACCAATAACTGAAGAGTGTTGCATTTACAGAGTACCTCTACTTATCCGCCAACTCAACCAAGAAGCTTATACTCCAAAGGTCGTTTCCATAGGCCCTTATCACCATAATAGTCTCCATCTTCAGAATATGGAAAGACACAAAGTTATGTATTTGAAGTCATTTCTTAAACGAACCAATACAAGTATGGAAAGCTGGATCCACTATATAGCATCTAAGGAGCCCCTAATTCGTCACTGTTATTCAGACGCACTTCAATTCACCCCTAACAACCTCGTAGAGATAATCTGTGTCGATTCAGGTTTTATACTTGAACTCTTTTGGACATTTAACCATGGGACAGATGACATGTATCTTACAACACCATGGTTTGGAAATgcaatattttatgatttgttgTTACTTGAGAACCAACTTCCTTCCTTTGTTCTTCACGATCTCTTCCGTTTGTCTATTGGTAATTTTGGAAATAATGACATCCCTCCATTCATCCTATTTACCTTTGGATACTTTCAGTCTCTCAATAAGTCCAATTTGTCTCCTAATTTTATTACATGTCATCACTTCACCGATCTGTTACGAACTTTTCACTTATATGAAAGAAATCAAACTACAAGAACCAACCAATGGCCGCATATTCCTAGTGTTACTAAGTTATCAGAAGCAGGAATAAATTTTGCAAGCACAGAAAGTAAGTGCTTACTAAACTTAAGCTTTTCAAGAAGGGTTCTTAAAATCCCAAAATTTAGAGTGTCTGATTCTACTGAAGAGTTGTTTCGCAACATGGTGGTTTTGGAGCAGTTTCACTATCCTGATGAGGGATACATTACAGAGTATGCTCTTGTTCTGCAATACTTAATGAACACGGGAAAGGATGTGGATATTCTCGTTAGAGATGGAATTGTGGAAAACTTATTAGGTGACAGTGATGCTGCAGCTGAAAGGACCAAGCGTCTCTGCAGAAATATTGTTTTGTCAGATTTCAGTTCTGATTATGTTTCTCTCTGGCAACAGTTGGATGCTTCGTATAAAAGTCGTCGTCTTAAATGGAAGTCAACTCTATGCCGTGATTACTGTAAAGGGCCATGGCAAACTGCTGCTACCATTGCTGCCATTGTTCTACTTGGTCTCTCTTTTGTTCAAACAGTTTGCTCTATCTGGCAGACAAAATAG